A genomic segment from Chloroflexota bacterium encodes:
- a CDS encoding DUF3459 domain-containing protein: MDDFIFGSFSTDEARIAHARARRGGVTHAHRRAPRDPLPGEAVTVELTLGPAHTQNHAWAYWTNDGSDPEGVNGQARHGHAIPLETVDTEWDVLLWGYVRRFRGVIPGQPAGTVVRYRLAAGDVLADDGTYYGFYVDADPPPDWAKDAIVYQIFADRFYDPSPDFPRVARKPNLKCNGTLRGIIEKLDHIVELGANCLWLTPIFSSPSYHGYDATSFFEINPRLGTKDDYKELLNVAHARGLRVLMDFAPNHWSNQHPTFVEATKDRSSQFVNWYTFEEWPDKYETFFGVKELPKINLRHRPARDHVLEAAKYWLDFGVDGFRVDYCIGPTPDFYADFRRITRAAKPDCWTFGEAIDLPDSLLSFEGGLDGALDFILLEALRQTFAYGRWDARRFADFLDRHEAFFPASFTRPSFLDNHDMNRFLWVAQGDARKLKLAALCQFTLGGAPIIYYGTEVGLSQGHDVRAKGWGNDKEARLPMLWGETQDASLLAFYRGRCRVRAQHSALRRGSRQTILAEGGLLAYRCADSEGSLVCALNLSEQAAEVTLPVSESDVALATDPACKAQVDAGAMRLSLPAFGGVLLKKLRC, translated from the coding sequence ATGGACGATTTTATTTTTGGATCATTCTCCACTGATGAAGCGCGCATTGCCCACGCGCGCGCCCGCCGGGGCGGAGTCACTCACGCTCACCGCCGCGCGCCGCGCGACCCTCTGCCAGGGGAAGCCGTCACTGTTGAACTCACCCTCGGCCCGGCCCACACCCAGAATCATGCCTGGGCCTATTGGACGAATGACGGGAGCGATCCCGAAGGAGTGAACGGCCAGGCCAGACATGGACACGCAATTCCTTTGGAGACGGTTGATACAGAATGGGACGTTTTGCTTTGGGGTTACGTCCGCCGTTTTCGCGGCGTGATCCCTGGCCAGCCCGCTGGAACGGTTGTCCGTTACCGGCTGGCGGCGGGTGATGTTTTGGCCGACGACGGAACGTATTACGGTTTCTACGTGGACGCCGACCCGCCGCCCGACTGGGCCAAAGACGCCATCGTCTATCAGATCTTCGCCGACCGTTTTTACGATCCGTCTCCCGATTTCCCACGCGTTGCCAGGAAACCCAATCTCAAATGCAACGGCACCCTGCGCGGCATCATCGAGAAGCTCGATCACATCGTGGAACTCGGCGCGAACTGCTTGTGGCTGACGCCGATCTTTTCCAGCCCAAGTTATCACGGCTACGACGCTACCAGCTTCTTCGAGATCAACCCGCGCCTGGGCACAAAAGACGATTACAAAGAATTGCTCAATGTTGCCCACGCGCGCGGCCTGCGGGTGCTGATGGATTTCGCGCCCAATCACTGGTCGAACCAGCATCCGACTTTCGTCGAGGCGACGAAAGATCGCAGTAGCCAGTTCGTCAACTGGTACACCTTTGAAGAGTGGCCGGACAAATACGAAACCTTCTTCGGGGTGAAAGAATTGCCGAAAATTAATTTGCGCCACCGCCCGGCGCGCGACCATGTTTTAGAGGCGGCCAAATACTGGCTCGACTTCGGCGTGGACGGCTTTCGGGTGGATTACTGCATCGGCCCCACGCCCGATTTCTACGCCGACTTCCGCCGCATCACCCGCGCCGCCAAACCGGATTGCTGGACGTTTGGCGAGGCCATTGACCTGCCCGATTCGCTCCTCTCGTTTGAGGGCGGCCTGGATGGCGCGCTGGACTTCATTTTGCTCGAAGCCCTCCGCCAAACTTTTGCCTATGGCCGGTGGGATGCGCGACGCTTCGCCGATTTCCTGGATCGGCACGAGGCCTTCTTCCCGGCTTCGTTCACCCGGCCCTCCTTCCTCGACAATCATGACATGAACCGCTTTCTGTGGGTGGCGCAGGGCGACGCGCGCAAACTCAAGCTGGCCGCCCTGTGCCAGTTCACACTGGGCGGCGCGCCCATCATTTACTACGGCACCGAGGTCGGGCTATCACAGGGCCACGATGTCCGCGCCAAAGGCTGGGGTAACGACAAAGAAGCGCGCCTGCCTATGCTCTGGGGCGAAACCCAGGATGCGAGTCTGTTGGCGTTCTATCGCGGCCGGTGCCGGGTTCGGGCGCAACATTCTGCTCTGCGGCGCGGATCGCGGCAAACGATTCTTGCCGAGGGCGGCCTCCTCGCTTACCGTTGCGCCGATTCTGAAGGGAGTCTGGTCTGCGCACTGAATCTTTCGGAGCAGGCGGCGGAAGTGACATTGCCCGTCTCGGAATCAGATGTCGCCCTGGCCACCGACCCGGCGTGCAAAGCGCAAGTTGATGCGGGCGCGATGCGTTTAAGCCTGCCCGCCTTCGGCGGCGTGCTGCTCAAGAAGTTGCGTTGCTAA